The Pseudomonas sp. G2-4 genome window below encodes:
- the der gene encoding ribosome biogenesis GTPase Der, translating to MVPVIALVGRPNVGKSTLFNRLTRTRDAIVGDLSGLTRDRQYGEAKWQGRTYILVDTGGISGDEHGMDEKMAEQSLLAIEEADVVLFLVDAKAGFTAADQMIAEHLRKRNKRSYVVANKVDNIDPDMARAEFAPLGMGQAIPIAGAHGRGITQMLEIALADFPKDDADEPEDGEEEIVAEGEEAKRIPGPSEKDGIKIAIIGRPNVGKSTLVNRMLGEDRVIVYDQPGTTRDSIYIPFERNEEKYTLIDTAGVRKRGKIHEEVEKFSVVKTLQAIKDANVVIFVMDAREGVVDHDLNLLGFALEAGRALVIAINKWDGMTPSERDFVKIELQRRLFFVDFADIHFISALHGTGVGNLYASVQNSFKSAVTRWPTNRLTQILEDAVGEHAPPMVNNRRIKLRYAHLGGANPPIIVIHGNQIEKVPKSYVRYLENTYRRVLKLVGTPIRIEFKGGENPYEGNKNTLTDRQVNKKRRLMSHNKKADKKRRDKR from the coding sequence ATGGTTCCCGTAATCGCCCTGGTGGGCCGACCGAACGTCGGCAAGTCCACCTTGTTCAACCGCCTGACCAGGACTCGCGACGCCATTGTCGGCGACTTGTCCGGTCTGACCCGTGATCGCCAATACGGTGAGGCCAAGTGGCAAGGGCGTACCTATATTCTGGTCGACACCGGCGGCATCTCCGGTGATGAACACGGCATGGACGAAAAAATGGCCGAGCAGTCGCTGCTCGCCATCGAAGAAGCCGATGTGGTGCTGTTCCTGGTAGACGCCAAGGCCGGTTTTACCGCCGCCGACCAGATGATCGCCGAGCATTTGCGCAAACGTAACAAGCGTTCCTACGTGGTTGCCAACAAGGTCGACAACATCGACCCGGACATGGCCCGCGCTGAATTCGCCCCGTTGGGCATGGGCCAGGCGATCCCGATCGCCGGAGCCCACGGTCGTGGCATCACCCAGATGCTGGAAATCGCCTTGGCTGATTTCCCGAAAGACGATGCAGACGAGCCGGAAGACGGCGAGGAAGAAATCGTCGCCGAGGGCGAGGAAGCCAAGCGCATTCCAGGCCCGAGCGAAAAAGACGGGATCAAGATCGCCATCATCGGTCGCCCGAACGTGGGCAAGTCGACGTTGGTCAACCGCATGCTCGGCGAAGACCGGGTCATCGTGTACGACCAACCCGGTACCACCCGCGACAGCATCTACATCCCGTTCGAGCGTAACGAAGAGAAGTACACGCTGATCGACACCGCCGGTGTGCGCAAGCGCGGCAAGATCCACGAAGAAGTCGAAAAGTTCTCCGTGGTCAAAACCCTGCAGGCGATCAAAGACGCCAACGTGGTGATCTTCGTGATGGACGCCCGCGAGGGTGTGGTCGACCACGACTTGAACCTGTTGGGCTTCGCCCTGGAAGCCGGTCGTGCGCTGGTCATCGCGATCAACAAGTGGGACGGCATGACGCCGAGCGAGCGCGATTTCGTCAAGATCGAATTGCAGCGTCGGCTGTTCTTCGTCGACTTCGCCGACATCCACTTCATCTCGGCTCTGCACGGCACGGGCGTGGGCAACCTCTACGCCTCGGTGCAGAACTCGTTCAAGTCCGCGGTCACCCGCTGGCCGACCAACCGCCTGACCCAGATCCTCGAAGACGCCGTTGGCGAGCACGCCCCGCCGATGGTCAACAACCGCCGGATCAAGCTGCGTTACGCCCACTTGGGTGGTGCCAACCCGCCGATTATCGTGATCCACGGTAACCAGATCGAGAAGGTACCCAAGTCGTATGTCCGTTATCTGGAGAACACCTATCGCCGCGTCCTGAAGCTGGTCGGCACGCCGATCCGCATCGAATTCAAGGGCGGCGAGAACCCGTACGAAGGCAACAAGAACACGCTCACCGACCGCCAGGTCAACAAGAAGCGCCGCTTGATGTCGCACAACAAGAAGGCTGACAAGAAGCGTCGCGATAAGCGCTGA
- the bamB gene encoding outer membrane protein assembly factor BamB codes for MRDVIQWKHAALLALAILAAGCSSNSKKELPPAELTDFKEEVVLQKQWSRSIGDGQGETYNMLVPAIDGDTIYAGDVTGVVMAMDRSNGDVKWEKDLELPVSGAVGVGYGLVMIGTLKGEIVALDASSGEEKWRARVTSEVLAPPATNGDVVVVQTQDDRLIGLDAATGNQRWLYDSTPAVLTLRGTSAPIVTNRLAVAGLSTGKVVALDVSNGVPVWEQRVAIPQGRSELERVVDIDGGLLLSGGTLYVASYQGRVAALDLESGRPLWQRDASSYAGVAQGFGSVYVSLSSGTVEGVDERSTTALWSNDSLARRQLSAPEVFSSYVAVGDLEGYLHLLSQVDGRFVGRERIDSDGLRARPLVAGNMIYVYGNSGKLEALTIK; via the coding sequence ATGCGTGACGTGATCCAGTGGAAACATGCAGCATTGCTGGCCCTGGCCATTCTGGCCGCGGGTTGCAGCAGCAACAGCAAAAAAGAACTGCCTCCGGCCGAACTGACCGACTTCAAAGAAGAAGTCGTGCTGCAGAAGCAGTGGAGCCGCTCCATCGGTGACGGCCAGGGTGAAACCTACAACATGCTGGTGCCGGCCATCGATGGCGACACCATCTATGCCGGCGACGTCACGGGCGTGGTCATGGCGATGGATCGCAGCAATGGCGACGTCAAATGGGAGAAAGATCTCGAACTGCCTGTTTCCGGCGCCGTTGGCGTGGGTTACGGGCTGGTCATGATCGGCACGCTCAAGGGCGAGATCGTGGCCCTGGACGCGAGCAGCGGTGAAGAGAAATGGCGCGCCCGCGTGACCAGTGAAGTACTCGCACCGCCCGCCACCAACGGTGACGTGGTCGTGGTCCAGACCCAGGATGACCGTCTGATTGGTCTGGATGCCGCCACCGGCAACCAGCGCTGGTTGTACGACAGCACCCCGGCGGTACTGACCTTGCGCGGCACCAGCGCGCCGATCGTCACCAACCGCCTCGCGGTGGCTGGGTTGTCGACCGGTAAAGTGGTCGCCTTGGATGTTTCCAACGGCGTGCCGGTCTGGGAACAACGGGTAGCGATCCCACAAGGTCGCTCGGAACTGGAGCGCGTGGTCGACATCGACGGCGGCCTGCTGCTGTCCGGCGGTACTCTGTATGTCGCCAGCTACCAGGGCCGCGTTGCGGCGCTGGACCTGGAAAGCGGTCGTCCGTTGTGGCAGCGCGATGCGTCCAGCTACGCCGGTGTCGCCCAGGGTTTTGGCAGCGTCTACGTGAGCCTGTCCTCGGGCACGGTTGAAGGCGTCGACGAGCGTTCCACCACCGCATTGTGGAGCAATGACTCCCTGGCCCGTCGTCAACTGTCGGCCCCGGAAGTGTTCTCCAGCTACGTTGCCGTGGGTGACCTGGAAGGTTACCTGCACCTGCTCAGCCAGGTGGACGGCCGTTTCGTCGGTCGCGAGCGCATCGACAGCGACGGCCTGCGGGCTCGTCCGCTGGTGGCGGGCAACATGATTTATGTGTATGGCAACAGCGGCAAACTGGAAGCCCTGACCATCAAGTAA
- a CDS encoding amidohydrolase, translating into MRDLSVLPNLNVALVQTTLAWHDRQANLAHFEGLLEQARGADLIILPEMFTTGFSMESEALAEPEYGPSHKWLKAQAAKLDAVITGSVIIQAADGSHRNRLLWARPDGEVLHYDKRHLFRMAGEHNHYTPGERQVLFELKGWRIRPLICYDLRFPVWSRDAEDTDLLLYTANWPGARRQHWNRLLPARAIENLCYVAAVNRIGTDGKGFAYTGDSQVLDFQGETLLSAGEADGVFTVCLSAADLAAYRTRFPANLDADSFEFI; encoded by the coding sequence ATGCGTGATCTGAGTGTGTTGCCCAACCTCAATGTCGCGTTGGTCCAGACCACCCTGGCCTGGCACGACCGCCAGGCCAACCTGGCGCACTTCGAAGGCCTGCTGGAGCAGGCGCGTGGGGCGGACCTGATCATCCTGCCGGAAATGTTCACCACCGGGTTTTCCATGGAGTCCGAGGCCCTGGCGGAGCCGGAATACGGACCGTCGCACAAGTGGCTCAAGGCCCAGGCGGCGAAGCTGGACGCGGTCATCACCGGCAGTGTGATCATCCAGGCGGCGGACGGCAGCCATCGCAATCGTCTGCTCTGGGCGCGCCCGGACGGTGAGGTGCTGCATTACGACAAGCGTCATCTGTTTCGCATGGCGGGGGAGCACAACCATTACACGCCGGGCGAGCGCCAGGTGTTGTTCGAACTCAAGGGCTGGCGCATTCGTCCGCTGATTTGCTACGACCTGCGCTTCCCGGTCTGGAGCCGCGACGCCGAGGACACCGACCTGTTGCTGTACACCGCCAACTGGCCGGGGGCCCGGCGCCAGCATTGGAACCGGTTGCTGCCGGCCCGAGCCATCGAGAACCTGTGCTACGTCGCGGCGGTGAACCGCATCGGCACGGACGGCAAGGGCTTCGCTTATACCGGTGACAGTCAGGTGCTGGATTTCCAGGGCGAAACCTTGCTCAGTGCCGGCGAGGCAGACGGGGTATTCACGGTGTGCTTGAGCGCGGCGGACCTGGCGGCGTATCGCACGCGGTTTCCCGCGAACCTGGATGCCGATAGCTTCGAATTCATCTAA
- a CDS encoding tetratricopeptide repeat protein, with protein sequence MSSTEDEQLADLKDWWTRNGKPLVTGGLLALVIVFGWQAYQKYQSNQSQGASVLYQQLLETTLTPDGKPDPARVADLAGKLDKEFGGTAYAQYGRLFVAKVAVDSGKLDDAATELKGIVDKPANPTLGEVARQRLAQVLAAQNKAEDALKLLDGDADKAFLATREELKGDLLVQLGRADEAHAAYQKAKAALSDEAAVGGLQIKLDDLAKGDA encoded by the coding sequence GTGTCGAGTACCGAAGATGAACAGCTGGCGGATTTGAAGGACTGGTGGACGCGCAACGGCAAGCCGCTGGTCACTGGCGGCCTGTTGGCGCTGGTCATCGTGTTCGGCTGGCAGGCCTACCAGAAATACCAGAGCAACCAGTCGCAAGGCGCCTCGGTGCTCTATCAGCAATTGCTGGAAACCACCCTGACCCCGGACGGCAAGCCTGACCCTGCCCGCGTGGCGGACCTGGCCGGCAAGCTGGACAAGGAATTCGGTGGCACCGCCTACGCGCAATACGGTCGCCTGTTCGTGGCCAAGGTCGCCGTGGACAGCGGCAAGCTGGACGACGCCGCTACCGAACTCAAAGGTATCGTCGACAAGCCGGCCAACCCGACCCTGGGCGAAGTGGCGCGTCAGCGCCTGGCGCAGGTGCTGGCGGCGCAGAACAAGGCTGAAGATGCGTTGAAGCTGCTCGACGGCGATGCCGACAAGGCATTCCTGGCGACCCGCGAAGAACTCAAGGGCGACCTGCTGGTACAGCTGGGCCGTGCCGATGAGGCCCATGCGGCCTACCAAAAAGCCAAGGCTGCGCTGTCGGATGAAGCCGCGGTCGGTGGCCTGCAAATCAAGCTGGACGACCTGGCCAAAGGGGATGCGTGA
- a CDS encoding pyridoxal phosphate-dependent aminotransferase, whose translation MITSKLPNVGITIFTQMSQLAAQTGALNLSQGFPDFDGPQALRDAVGRHIAQGHNQYSPMTGLPALRQQIAAKIARSYGVGVDADQEVTVTPGATQAIFCAIAAVVHSGDEVIVFDPCYDSYEPAVQLAGGRCVHVQLGLDDFAIDFQKLGEALSPRTRMIILNSPHNPSGALISRAELDQLAALIRDRDIYLISDEVYEHLVFDGVSHASVLAHEELYRRAFVVSSFGKTYHVTGWKTGYVVAPPALTAELRKVHQYVSFCGVTPLQYALADYMAEHPEHVEELPDFYQAKRDLFCDLLTPSRFSFKRVAGTYFQLVDYSQIRPDLNDVDMAVWMTREHGVATIPVSVFYQSQPEGQRLVRLCFAKREETLREAAEKLCVI comes from the coding sequence ATGATCACCAGCAAGTTGCCGAATGTCGGCATCACTATCTTTACCCAGATGTCCCAGCTCGCGGCGCAGACCGGCGCGCTCAATCTGTCCCAGGGGTTTCCCGATTTCGATGGTCCGCAGGCCCTGCGCGATGCGGTTGGCCGGCATATCGCCCAAGGCCATAACCAATATTCGCCCATGACCGGTTTGCCGGCCCTGCGCCAGCAGATCGCGGCGAAGATCGCCCGCAGTTACGGCGTCGGCGTCGATGCCGACCAAGAAGTCACCGTCACACCCGGGGCGACCCAGGCGATTTTCTGTGCCATTGCCGCCGTGGTTCATAGCGGCGACGAAGTGATCGTGTTCGACCCTTGCTATGACAGCTACGAGCCGGCGGTGCAACTGGCCGGTGGGCGCTGTGTGCATGTGCAATTGGGCCTGGATGACTTCGCCATCGACTTCCAGAAGCTCGGCGAAGCCCTCAGCCCACGCACGCGGATGATCATCCTCAACAGTCCCCACAATCCCAGCGGCGCCCTCATCAGTCGTGCCGAGCTGGATCAGTTGGCGGCGTTGATTCGTGACCGCGACATTTACCTGATCAGCGACGAGGTCTACGAACACCTGGTGTTCGACGGCGTTTCCCACGCCAGCGTGTTGGCCCATGAAGAGCTGTACCGACGGGCCTTCGTGGTCAGTTCGTTCGGCAAGACCTACCACGTCACCGGCTGGAAAACCGGCTATGTCGTGGCGCCACCGGCCCTGACGGCGGAGCTGCGCAAGGTGCATCAATACGTCAGCTTCTGCGGCGTGACGCCGCTGCAGTACGCGTTGGCCGACTACATGGCCGAGCATCCGGAGCATGTCGAAGAATTGCCGGACTTCTACCAGGCCAAGCGCGACTTGTTCTGCGATCTGTTGACCCCCTCGCGGTTCAGTTTCAAACGGGTGGCCGGCACCTATTTCCAGTTGGTGGATTACTCGCAAATTCGCCCGGACTTGAATGACGTCGACATGGCCGTCTGGATGACCCGTGAGCACGGCGTGGCGACGATCCCGGTCTCGGTGTTCTACCAGAGCCAGCCCGAAGGCCAGCGCCTGGTGCGCCTGTGTTTTGCCAAACGCGAGGAGACGCTGCGCGAAGCGGCGGAAAAACTATGCGTGATCTGA
- the hisS gene encoding histidine--tRNA ligase, translating to MSKSLQAIRGMNDILPEQTPLWRYFEGTVARLLDNYGYRQIRMPIVEFTELFKRSIGEVTDIVEKEMYTFDDRNGDSLTLRPEGTAACVRAVLEHGITGGGQVQKLWYIGPMFRHERPQKGRYRQFHQIGCEVFNLDGPDIDAELIVLTWRLWGELGIRDAVKLELNSLGTAEARARYRDALVEFLSARLEHLDEDSQRRLKTNPLRVLDTKNPDTQAVLVDAPKLADYLDDESRVHFEGLKARLDAAGIPYVINPKLVRGLDYYSKTVFEWVTDKLGAQGTVCAGGRYDGLVEQMGGKPTPGVGFAMGIERLVLMLEALDKVPEELSRQVDVYLCAFGEAAELAALTLSERVRDQLPNLRLQINAGAGSFKSQFKKADKSGALYALILGDDELAQQVVGFKPLRGQGEQQSIAWDALAAHLATCVVQG from the coding sequence GTGAGCAAGTCCCTGCAAGCCATTCGTGGCATGAACGACATCCTGCCCGAGCAGACGCCCCTGTGGCGCTATTTCGAGGGTACCGTGGCGCGTTTGCTGGATAACTACGGTTACCGGCAGATCCGCATGCCGATCGTTGAATTCACCGAGCTGTTCAAGCGCTCCATCGGTGAAGTCACCGACATCGTCGAAAAAGAGATGTACACCTTCGACGACCGCAACGGCGATTCGCTGACCCTGCGCCCTGAAGGCACGGCGGCCTGCGTGCGCGCCGTGCTCGAGCACGGCATCACCGGTGGCGGCCAGGTGCAGAAACTCTGGTACATCGGCCCGATGTTTCGTCACGAACGCCCGCAAAAGGGCCGTTATCGCCAGTTCCACCAGATCGGTTGCGAAGTGTTCAACCTCGACGGTCCGGACATCGACGCCGAATTGATCGTGCTGACCTGGCGCCTGTGGGGCGAGTTGGGCATTCGCGACGCGGTCAAGCTTGAGCTCAACAGCCTCGGCACTGCTGAAGCCCGCGCTCGCTACCGTGACGCGCTGGTAGAATTCCTTTCGGCCCGCCTCGAGCACCTGGACGAAGACAGCCAGCGCCGGTTGAAAACCAACCCGTTGCGGGTATTGGATACCAAGAACCCGGACACCCAGGCCGTGCTGGTGGATGCACCAAAACTGGCCGACTACCTGGACGACGAATCCCGCGTGCACTTCGAGGGGCTCAAGGCCCGTCTGGACGCCGCTGGCATTCCCTACGTGATCAACCCGAAACTGGTCCGTGGCCTGGATTACTACAGCAAGACCGTATTCGAGTGGGTCACCGACAAGCTCGGCGCCCAGGGCACCGTGTGTGCCGGCGGCCGCTACGACGGGCTGGTGGAGCAGATGGGCGGCAAGCCGACCCCGGGCGTCGGTTTCGCCATGGGCATCGAACGCCTGGTGCTGATGCTCGAGGCTTTGGACAAGGTGCCAGAAGAGCTTTCCCGTCAGGTCGACGTTTACCTGTGCGCCTTCGGCGAAGCAGCCGAACTGGCGGCCCTGACGTTGAGCGAACGGGTCCGCGACCAGTTGCCCAACCTGCGCCTGCAGATCAACGCCGGGGCTGGCAGCTTCAAAAGCCAATTCAAGAAGGCCGACAAGAGCGGTGCGCTGTATGCACTGATCCTCGGTGACGACGAACTGGCCCAACAAGTGGTAGGTTTCAAACCCCTGCGTGGCCAGGGCGAACAACAAAGCATTGCCTGGGATGCGCTTGCTGCACACCTGGCCACCTGCGTCGTGCAGGGTTGA